The Armatimonas rosea genome includes a window with the following:
- a CDS encoding flavoprotein, which translates to MNILFQLSGSIACYKACTVVSRLVQAGHTVQCVATESALKFIGAATLEGLSGRALLTETFAPGRWMEHIELNRWADISVLCPATANRLNKMASGVADDLLGNLWLTHDFAKPLFVAPAMNTRMWTHPVTQESVQKLESLGVTILRPDAGNLACGDVGEGRLMEPDAILRAILA; encoded by the coding sequence ATGAACATTCTCTTCCAGCTCTCAGGCTCCATTGCCTGCTACAAAGCCTGCACCGTGGTCTCGCGGCTCGTGCAGGCGGGGCACACGGTGCAGTGTGTTGCCACGGAGTCCGCTTTAAAATTTATCGGCGCGGCGACCCTCGAAGGGCTCTCGGGCCGTGCGCTCCTCACCGAGACGTTTGCACCGGGGCGCTGGATGGAGCACATCGAGCTCAACCGCTGGGCCGATATCTCGGTGCTCTGCCCTGCCACCGCCAATCGCCTCAATAAGATGGCAAGTGGAGTCGCGGACGATCTCTTGGGCAACCTCTGGCTCACCCACGACTTCGCCAAGCCGCTCTTTGTCGCCCCGGCGATGAATACCAGGATGTGGACCCACCCGGTCACGCAGGAGTCGGTGCAGAAGCTGGAGAGTCTCGGCGTGACGATCCTCCGGCCCGATGCGGGAAACCTCGCGTGTGGCGATGTGGGCGAGGGCCGCTTGATGGAGCCCGACGCTATCCTGAGGGCGATTCTGGCGTGA
- a CDS encoding type I pantothenate kinase: MSTLIGLAGSVAAGKSTLAAQLAETERAAGKTVEVVSTDGFLLPNAELERRGLLGRKGFPESYDAAAFTAFLDALRAGEPASVPVYSHQTYDILPDTRRALGQPKLVIVEGINALQPAFTAGKLDQRLYLHAEEPDLFRWYRERLLRLRDTARTDPSSYFTRFLALTDAEWEARIQTIWESVNLPNLHEHILPTKALADTVLVKGPDHGIVAASPLLSAG; the protein is encoded by the coding sequence GTGAGTACGCTCATTGGGCTGGCGGGCAGTGTGGCGGCGGGCAAGAGCACGCTGGCGGCGCAGCTGGCGGAGACCGAGCGGGCGGCGGGCAAGACGGTGGAGGTGGTCTCGACCGATGGCTTTCTCCTCCCCAACGCCGAGCTGGAGCGCCGGGGCCTGCTGGGGCGCAAGGGCTTCCCCGAGAGCTACGATGCCGCCGCCTTCACCGCCTTCCTCGATGCCCTCCGCGCCGGCGAGCCCGCAAGCGTCCCCGTCTACTCCCACCAGACCTACGACATCCTCCCCGACACGCGCCGCGCCCTCGGTCAGCCCAAGCTGGTGATTGTCGAGGGGATCAACGCGCTCCAGCCCGCCTTTACCGCCGGCAAGCTGGACCAGCGGCTCTACCTCCACGCCGAGGAGCCCGATCTCTTCCGCTGGTACCGCGAGCGCCTGCTCCGGCTCCGCGACACCGCCCGCACCGATCCGTCGTCCTACTTCACCCGCTTTCTCGCCCTCACCGATGCGGAGTGGGAGGCGCGCATCCAGACGATCTGGGAGAGTGTCAACCTCCCCAACCTCCACGAGCACATCCTCCCCACCAAAGCCCTCGCGGATACCGTGCTGGTCAAGGGACCGGACCATGGGATCGTGGCCGCAAGCCCCCTTCTGTCCGCCGGTTAG
- the panB gene encoding 3-methyl-2-oxobutanoate hydroxymethyltransferase, whose translation MTLPDFRRRKALHEPITVVTCYDYAFAHLVARTELDCILVGDSVAMVVHGHPSTLAADLPMMQLHTESVARGAGTKFIVADMPFLEHRKGQREAVSAAQLLLRAGAHAVKIEGAAGNLTCIQNLVEGGVPVMGHVGLTPQFIHAFGGFKVQGREDDAAERILADAKALETAGVFALVIEGVPAPLGKRITEALTIPTIGIGAGPATDGQVLVLHDLLGFTEKPPKLARAFGQVGAEALAALRAYDSAVKSAAFPTEKESYR comes from the coding sequence ATGACCCTCCCCGATTTTCGCCGTCGGAAAGCCCTCCACGAGCCGATCACTGTCGTCACGTGCTACGACTATGCCTTCGCCCACCTGGTCGCCCGGACCGAGCTGGACTGCATTCTCGTGGGGGACTCCGTGGCGATGGTGGTCCACGGGCACCCTAGCACGCTGGCCGCCGACCTGCCGATGATGCAGCTCCATACCGAGTCCGTGGCACGCGGCGCGGGCACAAAATTTATTGTCGCCGACATGCCGTTTCTCGAGCACCGCAAGGGCCAGCGCGAGGCGGTCAGCGCCGCCCAGCTTCTTCTTAGGGCAGGAGCCCACGCGGTCAAGATCGAGGGAGCCGCTGGCAATCTCACCTGTATCCAGAACCTGGTCGAGGGCGGTGTCCCCGTGATGGGCCATGTCGGACTCACCCCGCAGTTTATCCATGCCTTTGGGGGCTTTAAAGTACAGGGCCGCGAGGACGACGCCGCGGAGCGTATCCTCGCCGATGCCAAGGCGCTAGAGACGGCAGGGGTCTTTGCTCTCGTGATCGAAGGGGTTCCCGCGCCACTGGGCAAGCGCATCACGGAGGCACTCACCATCCCAACCATTGGGATCGGGGCCGGGCCCGCTACCGACGGCCAGGTGCTCGTCCTCCACGACCTGCTCGGCTTTACGGAGAAGCCTCCCAAGCTCGCCCGCGCCTTTGGCCAGGTGGGCGCGGAGGCGCTCGCGGCGCTCCGGGCCTACGACAGTGCGGTCAAGTCCGCCGCTTTCCCAACCGAGAAAGAGAGCTACCGTTGA
- a CDS encoding phosphopantothenoylcysteine decarboxylase codes for MRVLITSGGTREPIDGVRVIANSSTGATGAALADAFSAAGFAVTLLRARHSVAPTSPVDEHFFTTVAELDQACQTLLSSHSFGLVIHAAAVSDFVVETVTVDGIPHPAPFTGKLHSSARLSLELAPGKKILPELKSYSQNPALKLVGFKLTEGAGPDETRIAVEKVLAAGADLVVHNDQQTMQQTRATLWDHAGPGAPLPTLLTLCDALVGYAKAL; via the coding sequence GTGAGGGTGCTGATCACCAGCGGCGGAACACGGGAGCCCATCGACGGTGTCCGGGTGATCGCCAACTCCAGCACGGGCGCGACCGGTGCCGCCCTCGCCGATGCGTTCAGTGCGGCAGGCTTCGCGGTCACCCTGCTGCGGGCACGGCACTCGGTCGCGCCGACCAGCCCTGTGGACGAGCACTTCTTCACCACGGTCGCGGAGCTAGACCAAGCCTGCCAGACGCTCCTGAGCAGCCATTCCTTCGGTCTGGTGATCCACGCCGCTGCGGTCAGTGACTTTGTGGTAGAGACGGTCACGGTCGATGGCATCCCCCACCCCGCCCCCTTCACCGGCAAGCTGCACTCGTCGGCGCGGCTCTCGCTGGAGCTGGCTCCGGGGAAGAAAATCCTCCCCGAGCTAAAAAGCTACAGCCAAAACCCCGCGCTGAAGCTTGTCGGCTTCAAGCTCACCGAGGGCGCGGGCCCCGACGAGACGCGCATCGCCGTAGAGAAAGTACTGGCAGCGGGCGCCGATCTCGTGGTGCACAACGACCAGCAGACCATGCAACAGACACGCGCCACGCTCTGGGACCACGCCGGCCCCGGCGCTCCCCTTCCCACGCTCTTAACGCTCTGCGACGCGCTTGTCGGGTATGCTAAGGCGCTATGA
- the panD gene encoding aspartate 1-decarboxylase: MTIPMLYSKLHRATVTGADLHYEGSIAIDPELIAAAKLHPLQQVEIYNINNGERFSTYVIKGTAGEVSLNGAAARRVQKGDLLIICAYCQVPQESIATHTAQIVLLGEGNVIEKTFAQ, encoded by the coding sequence ATGACCATCCCAATGCTCTACTCCAAGCTCCACCGTGCGACGGTTACGGGAGCCGATCTCCACTACGAGGGCTCGATCGCCATTGATCCCGAGCTGATCGCCGCCGCCAAGCTCCACCCCCTCCAGCAAGTCGAGATCTACAATATTAACAACGGCGAGCGCTTCTCCACCTATGTCATCAAGGGCACCGCGGGCGAGGTCTCGCTCAACGGCGCGGCGGCGCGACGCGTACAAAAAGGCGACCTACTCATCATCTGCGCCTACTGCCAGGTTCCCCAAGAGAGCATCGCCACGCACACCGCGCAGATCGTCCTGCTGGGAGAGGGCAATGTGATCGAGAAGACCTTCGCGCAGTGA
- a CDS encoding AAA family ATPase, with protein MSIYLLSGPPGAGKSTVATALAQRSAFGIHIPMDDLREWVVAGAAHPENWTDETTRQFGLARTVAAHAATLYADAGFTVAVADVFGPDDVTAHFTDPRCRRVLLLPSLEMALERNATRTNKSFDTAGIEDLLRHAYAWLLQQDWSGWTVIDSTHLTLDETVAAILEKTS; from the coding sequence TTGAGCATCTACCTCCTCTCGGGGCCGCCGGGAGCGGGCAAGTCCACGGTCGCCACTGCCCTGGCGCAGCGCTCTGCGTTCGGCATTCACATCCCCATGGACGACCTCCGCGAGTGGGTGGTCGCCGGGGCCGCCCATCCCGAGAACTGGACCGACGAGACCACGCGGCAGTTTGGCCTCGCCCGGACGGTCGCGGCGCACGCGGCCACGCTCTACGCCGACGCGGGGTTTACGGTCGCGGTCGCCGATGTCTTCGGCCCCGACGATGTGACGGCGCACTTCACCGATCCCCGCTGCCGGCGCGTCCTGCTCCTGCCCAGCCTGGAGATGGCCCTGGAGCGCAACGCCACCCGCACCAACAAGAGCTTCGACACGGCCGGTATCGAGGACCTGCTCCGGCATGCCTATGCCTGGCTTCTCCAGCAGGACTGGAGTGGCTGGACCGTGATCGACAGCACCCACCTGACGCTCGACGAGACTGTCGCGGCGATCCTGGAGAAGACCTCATGA
- the panC gene encoding pantoate--beta-alanine ligase, producing MTIFHTPTEWRALRPSGTLGFVPTMGALHDGHLALVKTALAQCEHAAVSIYVNPTQFNNPEDFAKYPSTFEDDCRLLEEVGCGFVFAPTYETLYPDSYRYRVTETETSTVLEGAHRPGHFDGVLTVVLKLFNCLQADAAFFGEKDYQQLLLVKEMAEALHHPTKVIACPTVREPDGIAMSSRNRRLNPAQRALATQWAQTLANTTLSCDAATQDLTELGFTVDYIAERWGRRLGAVHTPPLDNGPVVRLIDNIAL from the coding sequence ATGACCATCTTCCACACCCCCACCGAGTGGCGCGCCCTGCGGCCGTCGGGGACGCTTGGCTTTGTCCCGACCATGGGCGCCCTCCACGACGGCCACCTGGCACTGGTGAAGACCGCCCTCGCCCAGTGCGAGCACGCGGCGGTGAGCATCTATGTCAACCCGACCCAGTTCAACAACCCCGAAGACTTCGCCAAGTACCCCAGCACCTTCGAGGACGACTGCCGCCTGCTAGAAGAAGTTGGCTGCGGCTTTGTCTTCGCCCCGACCTACGAGACCCTCTACCCCGACTCCTACCGCTACCGGGTCACCGAGACCGAGACGAGCACTGTCCTCGAGGGTGCCCACCGCCCCGGCCACTTCGACGGTGTCCTCACGGTCGTGCTCAAGCTCTTCAACTGCCTCCAGGCCGATGCCGCGTTCTTCGGGGAGAAAGACTACCAGCAGCTCCTCTTGGTCAAAGAGATGGCCGAGGCGCTCCACCACCCCACGAAAGTTATCGCCTGCCCCACGGTCCGTGAGCCCGATGGCATCGCCATGAGCAGCCGAAACCGCCGCCTCAACCCCGCCCAGCGCGCCCTCGCCACCCAGTGGGCCCAGACCCTGGCTAACACCACGCTCTCCTGCGACGCCGCCACCCAGGACCTCACGGAGCTCGGCTTTACGGTAGACTATATCGCCGAGCGCTGGGGCCGCCGCCTCGGGGCCGTGCACACGCCGCCCCTCGACAATGGCCCGGTCGTCCGACTGATTGATAACATCGCGCTGTAG